A window of Psychroflexus sp. ALD_RP9 contains these coding sequences:
- a CDS encoding Ig-like domain-containing domain — MKPIITTIFSFLIFLSLWSCAQRGRPDGGPKDEEPPQFVSSKPNNYSVNYKDENIIIKFDEFVKLNNPRQQIIISPPLADKPVITPSSSPSKEFKIEMPRDSLLDNTTYTINFGTSIQDYNEANVFPYFKYVFSTGPILDSLKLKGRVFDAKQRLPDENISVVLYKLDSTYSDSTVFQSPPTYIAYTDSTSAFTIENIKAGSYKLFAIKDKNANYTFESDTDKIGFLTDTIRIPTQKTYDLIVFKDFTPVEVNRPKQVSRLQLEFGYKGQPESPEIKLISKLDDSINFQSRILKHPEKDTLQYWYKPYINKDSLLFTFSNAGQLIDTLEVNPKKIELDSLRLSQSPTSTIGFFEALKLRANTPISAIDTSKISILSQDSTKVNFSSQLKANENTLELNFEKVEKTSYNINLLPGAITDFYNATNDSISYRVSTSAYADFGNLELSVDGITKFPVIGELVDKDGKLIKSLYKTNSNTFNFRYISPGTYYFRLIYDSNKNGVWDSGNYLESKQPEVVLYEPKPFEIRAFFDYVQRINLK, encoded by the coding sequence GTGAAACCGATTATCACCACCATTTTTAGCTTTTTGATATTTCTTTCCCTTTGGTCATGCGCCCAACGTGGAAGACCTGACGGCGGACCGAAAGACGAAGAACCACCTCAATTTGTAAGCTCTAAGCCTAACAACTACAGCGTAAATTATAAAGATGAGAACATTATTATTAAATTTGATGAGTTTGTTAAGTTAAATAACCCAAGACAGCAAATTATTATTTCTCCACCTTTGGCAGACAAGCCTGTAATTACACCTTCAAGCTCACCAAGTAAAGAATTTAAAATTGAAATGCCTAGAGATTCCTTACTTGACAATACAACTTACACCATCAATTTTGGCACAAGCATTCAAGACTATAATGAAGCCAATGTTTTTCCTTATTTTAAGTATGTATTTTCAACTGGCCCAATTTTAGACTCATTAAAACTTAAAGGTCGCGTATTTGACGCCAAACAGCGTCTACCAGACGAAAATATTTCAGTTGTATTATACAAACTAGACAGCACTTACTCAGACTCAACAGTGTTTCAATCACCACCAACTTATATCGCTTATACCGATTCAACTTCAGCCTTTACAATAGAAAACATTAAAGCAGGAAGCTATAAACTCTTCGCGATTAAAGATAAAAACGCTAATTATACTTTTGAATCTGATACAGATAAGATTGGATTTTTAACTGATACAATTCGAATTCCGACCCAAAAAACTTACGATTTAATTGTTTTTAAAGACTTTACTCCGGTTGAAGTTAACAGACCAAAACAAGTTTCTCGCTTACAATTAGAGTTTGGATACAAAGGTCAACCCGAATCACCTGAAATTAAATTAATTTCTAAACTTGACGATAGCATAAATTTTCAATCACGCATTTTAAAACATCCCGAAAAAGACACTTTACAATATTGGTATAAACCCTATATCAATAAAGATAGTTTATTATTCACATTCAGTAATGCAGGGCAATTAATAGATACCCTAGAAGTTAACCCTAAAAAAATTGAGCTTGATTCTCTGCGTTTAAGTCAATCGCCCACTAGTACAATTGGTTTTTTTGAAGCTTTAAAGCTAAGAGCCAATACGCCTATTTCAGCAATTGATACTTCAAAAATTAGCATTTTATCGCAAGACTCTACTAAAGTTAATTTTTCAAGTCAATTAAAAGCTAACGAAAACACTTTAGAACTTAATTTTGAAAAAGTTGAAAAAACGAGTTACAACATTAACTTGCTTCCTGGAGCAATTACCGATTTTTATAATGCAACCAACGATAGCATTAGCTACCGTGTTAGCACAAGTGCTTATGCTGATTTTGGAAATCTAGAGTTAAGTGTTGATGGGATTACAAAGTTTCCTGTCATTGGTGAACTGGTTGATAAAGATGGTAAACTAATTAAGTCTCTATACAAAACAAACAGCAATACTTTTAATTTTAGATACATAAGTCCTGGAACTTATTATTTTAGACTCATTTATGATAGCAATAAAAATGGAGTTTGGGATTCTGGAAATTACTTAGAATCTAAACAACCTGAAGTTGTACTTTATGAACCTAAGCCTTTTGAGATTCGTGCGTTTTTTGATTACGTCCAGCGCATTAATTTAAAGTAA
- a CDS encoding TolC family protein — protein sequence MKLIYSLAFVLGSSLLSTQAFAQEQPEEWTLEACIAYAIENNISVKQSELDLENADISKREAIGNYLPSLNGNINNSWNSGLTQNVTTGVLENQVTRNFSLSTTAGITIFDGLRNLKQLQRAKLERLSAQYALNQMKDNISLNVANAYLQILVSKQQLEVLLEQNLVTQLQIDQIKKQVEAGTLPEGDLYEIEATNANEQQQIQIAKNDVRISKINLAQLLLLENYQNFNIADNDYEIPVTDILSKTPETIIAEAEKERYEVKLAEQNLALADKDVEIAKTQLYPTLSGFLNYNTRESDRRRTVSAGIDPNNPTQQIGVVEGTNQAVVAPNFAVESIGPRDFIDQLWRNDGLSYGLQLSIPIFNGLQTRNTIERRKVNAKRAEFQLEQAKLDLESNVYQAYVDAQGAAKTYEAAQKAVDAQRIAYNYAKERYDVGVSNAFDLSQSKFRLTNAENNLINAKYDFIFRLKVLELYFGIRVVDYN from the coding sequence ATGAAACTAATATATAGTCTTGCTTTTGTGTTAGGCTCTAGCTTATTAAGTACACAAGCATTTGCCCAAGAACAACCTGAAGAGTGGACGCTAGAAGCCTGTATTGCCTACGCTATAGAAAATAATATTTCAGTAAAGCAATCTGAACTTGACCTTGAAAATGCTGATATCAGTAAACGTGAAGCCATTGGTAATTATCTACCTTCATTAAACGGAAATATCAACAATTCATGGAATTCAGGATTAACCCAAAATGTTACAACAGGTGTTTTAGAAAATCAAGTCACACGAAACTTTTCTTTAAGTACCACAGCAGGAATTACAATTTTTGATGGTCTGCGTAACTTAAAGCAATTACAGCGCGCAAAACTTGAACGCCTTTCTGCTCAGTATGCCTTAAACCAAATGAAAGACAACATTTCACTTAATGTGGCCAATGCTTATCTTCAAATATTAGTCAGTAAACAACAATTAGAAGTTTTATTAGAGCAAAATCTTGTAACGCAACTTCAAATTGATCAAATTAAAAAACAAGTTGAAGCAGGAACTTTACCAGAAGGCGATCTGTATGAAATTGAAGCCACTAATGCAAATGAACAACAACAAATTCAAATCGCTAAGAATGATGTTAGAATTTCAAAAATAAATTTAGCTCAACTTTTATTACTTGAAAATTATCAAAACTTCAATATTGCAGATAATGATTATGAAATACCAGTGACTGATATTCTTTCTAAAACTCCTGAAACAATTATTGCTGAAGCTGAAAAAGAACGTTACGAGGTTAAATTAGCTGAACAAAATTTAGCACTCGCCGATAAAGATGTTGAAATTGCAAAAACTCAACTTTACCCAACATTATCAGGTTTTTTAAACTATAACACAAGAGAGTCAGATCGTCGTAGAACTGTTTCTGCGGGTATAGACCCTAATAATCCTACCCAACAAATCGGTGTTGTAGAAGGTACCAATCAAGCTGTTGTAGCACCAAACTTTGCTGTAGAAAGTATTGGGCCTCGTGACTTTATTGATCAACTTTGGAGAAATGATGGGTTGTCATATGGTCTTCAACTAAGTATTCCTATTTTTAATGGCCTTCAAACTAGAAATACTATTGAGCGTCGAAAAGTTAATGCAAAACGTGCTGAATTTCAGTTAGAACAAGCTAAATTAGACCTAGAGTCTAATGTATATCAAGCTTATGTTGATGCTCAAGGTGCTGCAAAAACTTATGAGGCTGCTCAAAAAGCTGTCGATGCGCAACGCATTGCTTATAATTATGCTAAAGAACGCTATGATGTTGGTGTATCTAACGCTTTTGATTTAAGTCAATCTAAGTTTAGACTCACTAATGCAGAAAATAACCTAATTAACGCTAAATACGATTTTATTTTTAGATTAAAAGTATTAGAGTTATACTTCGGTATTAGAGTAGTTGATTATAATTAA
- a CDS encoding glycine--tRNA ligase, giving the protein MAKEQDKFKQVISHAKEYGYIFSSSEIYDGLSAVYDYGQNGVELKNNIKNYWWKSMVQMHEEIVGLDAAILMHPKTWTASGHVNAFNDPLIDNKDSKKRYRADVLVEDYVEKLEQKAQKEITKAKKRFGDKFDEAEFVSTHPRVVKYRQQSQEILQRLGKSLNEENLADVKALIEELEIACPMSGSRNWTDVKQFNLMFGTKLGASAESASDLYLRPETAQGIFVNFANVQKTGRMKIPFGIAQIGKAFRNEIVARQFIFRQREFEQMEMQYFVKPGDELKWFEHWKEIRTKWHNSLGLGDDNYRFHDHEKLAHYANAATDIEFKFPFGFKELEGIHSRTDFDLKAHENLSGKKLQFYDPEMKESYVPYVIETSIGLDRMFLAVFSSALQDEDLGDGNSRTVLKLPAILAPVKAAVLPLLKRDGLPEIARKIVDELKWDFNIDYDEKDAVGRRYRRQDAAGTPFCITVDHDTKEDGSVTIRHRDSMKQERVKIEDLSSIIAKSVDFKTWLGQS; this is encoded by the coding sequence ATGGCAAAAGAACAAGATAAATTCAAACAAGTTATTTCGCATGCAAAAGAATATGGTTACATATTTTCTTCAAGCGAAATTTACGATGGCCTTAGTGCAGTTTACGATTATGGCCAAAATGGTGTTGAGCTTAAAAACAACATCAAAAATTATTGGTGGAAAAGCATGGTGCAAATGCACGAAGAAATTGTAGGTTTAGATGCTGCCATTTTAATGCATCCTAAAACTTGGACAGCTTCTGGTCATGTTAATGCTTTTAATGATCCGTTAATTGATAATAAAGATTCTAAAAAGCGCTACAGGGCTGATGTTTTAGTTGAAGACTATGTTGAAAAATTAGAACAAAAAGCACAAAAAGAAATCACTAAAGCTAAAAAGCGTTTTGGTGATAAATTTGATGAAGCAGAGTTTGTAAGTACGCATCCTCGTGTAGTTAAATACCGCCAGCAGTCACAAGAAATACTTCAGCGTTTAGGGAAATCACTTAACGAAGAGAACTTAGCTGATGTAAAAGCTTTAATTGAAGAACTCGAGATTGCCTGCCCAATGAGTGGCTCTAGAAACTGGACCGATGTAAAGCAGTTTAATTTAATGTTTGGAACTAAATTAGGTGCTTCAGCAGAATCGGCTTCAGATTTGTATTTACGGCCAGAAACAGCGCAAGGTATTTTTGTGAATTTTGCCAATGTTCAAAAAACCGGCCGAATGAAAATTCCGTTCGGAATAGCCCAAATTGGTAAAGCGTTTAGAAACGAAATTGTGGCACGTCAATTTATTTTCCGTCAACGTGAATTTGAGCAAATGGAAATGCAATACTTTGTTAAGCCTGGCGATGAACTTAAATGGTTTGAGCATTGGAAAGAGATCAGAACCAAATGGCACAATTCATTAGGCTTAGGAGATGATAACTACCGTTTTCATGATCACGAAAAATTAGCCCATTACGCAAATGCTGCTACTGATATCGAATTTAAATTTCCATTTGGTTTTAAAGAACTAGAAGGAATTCACTCAAGAACCGATTTCGATTTAAAAGCTCATGAAAACTTATCAGGAAAAAAACTTCAATTTTATGATCCTGAAATGAAAGAAAGCTATGTGCCTTATGTTATTGAAACCTCTATTGGCCTTGATAGAATGTTCTTAGCAGTTTTTTCAAGTGCGCTTCAAGATGAAGATTTAGGAGATGGTAATTCTAGAACTGTATTGAAGTTGCCAGCTATACTAGCACCCGTTAAAGCAGCAGTTTTGCCATTGTTAAAACGAGATGGCTTACCAGAAATTGCACGTAAAATTGTAGATGAGCTAAAATGGGACTTTAATATCGATTATGATGAGAAAGATGCCGTTGGCCGTCGTTATCGTCGACAAGATGCAGCTGGAACTCCGTTTTGTATCACAGTTGACCACGACACCAAAGAAGATGGTTCTGTAACAATACGGCATCGCGATAGTATGAAACAAGAACGTGTAAAAATTGAAGATTTAAGCTCAATTATTGCAAAATCAGTCGATTTTAAAACTTGGCTAGGTCAGTCATAA
- a CDS encoding ComF family protein, with amino-acid sequence MCTHCLHNIAQYPVELQQPAFESLLYGRVNFEQARCLFYFQKHGASQEAIHNLKYRNQSQLSEFFGNWMGELLKDSKHFQSVDAVIPVPLHPKRLRKRGYNQVEGFGQTIAKHLNADYIDDVLLRRSNSKTQVFKNRLARTEMIENSFYISSTTALKDKHILLVDDLVTTGSTIESCYLALKPISNFKLSLATIALNR; translated from the coding sequence TTGTGTACACATTGCCTTCATAACATTGCACAATATCCTGTTGAACTACAACAACCTGCCTTTGAAAGTTTACTTTATGGACGTGTTAACTTTGAGCAAGCCCGATGTTTGTTTTATTTCCAAAAACATGGTGCTTCACAGGAAGCCATTCACAATTTAAAATATCGAAATCAGTCGCAGTTAAGTGAATTTTTTGGAAATTGGATGGGCGAATTACTAAAAGACAGCAAGCATTTTCAATCGGTTGATGCTGTAATTCCAGTTCCGCTTCATCCCAAAAGACTTCGAAAAAGAGGTTACAATCAAGTTGAAGGTTTTGGACAAACTATTGCAAAGCATCTTAACGCAGATTATATCGATGACGTATTGTTGAGACGTTCTAACAGTAAAACACAAGTTTTTAAAAATCGCTTAGCAAGAACTGAAATGATTGAAAACAGTTTTTATATCAGCTCGACAACGGCTTTAAAAGATAAACATATCTTGTTAGTTGATGATTTAGTGACGACTGGCTCTACTATAGAGTCCTGCTACTTAGCTCTAAAGCCAATATCTAATTTCAAATTAAGCCTTGCTACCATTGCATTGAATAGATAA
- a CDS encoding putative signal transducing protein, which produces MINYVKIATFTYAYEYSVIQHLLEQENIRYVFQNETALGVMPFYANALGGIFLKVHPDDVLEAKEILERFKSMSNLDIVD; this is translated from the coding sequence ATGATTAATTATGTAAAAATCGCAACTTTTACCTATGCTTACGAGTATAGTGTAATTCAGCATTTGCTCGAGCAAGAAAACATTAGATATGTATTTCAAAATGAGACAGCTTTAGGTGTAATGCCGTTTTATGCCAATGCACTAGGCGGAATTTTTTTGAAAGTTCATCCTGATGACGTTCTTGAAGCCAAAGAAATTTTAGAACGGTTTAAGTCGATGTCTAATTTAGATATTGTTGATTAA
- a CDS encoding efflux RND transporter periplasmic adaptor subunit: protein MKKVVTIIVLIIIVALFGGSLYYLYQKNQESPEVFKTEQPTNETIIRKTVATGTLTPREEVDVKPNISGIVDQLMVKPGDTVKVGDLIAQLKVVPSINNLNSAKNQLRQAQINLENQEKIYKRQKELFDKSVISANDYDLAKNSYDNAKLEVTFAQENLEIIKTGTSKDAGNAATTEIKARITGMILDVPVEVGDQVIEANNFNEGTTIATIAKVDDMIFEGKVDESEVGKIEEDLPLEIKVGAIENTTFDAVLDYIAPQGVEENGAVQFEIEGSLKDTQGIFIRAGLSANASIILEKAENVLAIKEALVQFDKETKAPFVEVEVGDQKFERRDIELGLSDGINVQVLSGIDKDDNIKVWNKVQEPMAQNPRRR, encoded by the coding sequence ATGAAAAAAGTAGTTACCATTATTGTTCTAATAATCATTGTTGCGCTTTTTGGCGGATCATTGTATTATTTATATCAAAAAAATCAAGAGAGCCCAGAAGTTTTTAAAACAGAACAACCAACTAATGAAACCATTATTAGGAAAACCGTTGCTACTGGAACTTTAACGCCTCGTGAAGAAGTAGATGTAAAACCAAACATATCAGGAATTGTAGATCAATTAATGGTTAAGCCTGGTGATACTGTAAAAGTTGGCGATTTAATTGCGCAGCTTAAAGTTGTTCCTAGTATTAATAACTTAAATTCAGCTAAAAATCAATTACGTCAAGCTCAAATAAATTTAGAAAATCAGGAAAAAATTTATAAGCGCCAAAAAGAATTGTTTGATAAAAGCGTTATTTCTGCCAACGATTATGACCTAGCTAAAAATAGTTATGACAACGCTAAGCTTGAGGTAACTTTTGCTCAGGAAAACTTAGAAATTATTAAAACTGGTACTAGTAAGGATGCCGGAAATGCTGCAACCACAGAGATTAAAGCACGTATTACAGGTATGATACTTGATGTTCCTGTTGAAGTTGGAGACCAAGTTATTGAAGCTAATAACTTTAATGAAGGTACTACTATTGCGACTATCGCTAAAGTAGACGATATGATTTTTGAAGGGAAAGTAGACGAATCTGAGGTTGGAAAAATTGAAGAAGACCTTCCGTTAGAAATAAAAGTTGGTGCTATCGAAAACACTACATTTGATGCTGTTTTAGACTATATCGCACCACAAGGTGTCGAAGAAAATGGTGCCGTTCAATTTGAAATTGAAGGAAGCTTAAAAGATACTCAAGGCATTTTTATACGTGCTGGCTTAAGTGCTAATGCATCAATAATTCTTGAAAAAGCAGAAAACGTACTTGCTATAAAAGAAGCATTAGTACAATTCGACAAGGAAACTAAAGCACCTTTTGTTGAGGTTGAAGTTGGAGATCAAAAATTCGAACGTCGTGACATTGAACTAGGATTAAGTGACGGTATTAATGTTCAAGTATTATCTGGTATTGATAAAGATGACAACATAAAAGTCTGGAACAAGGTTCAAGAACCAATGGCCCAAAACCCTAGAAGAAGATAA
- a CDS encoding ABC transporter permease yields MFNRDKWNEVIESLSSNLFRTVLTAFGVFWGIFILVILLAAGNGLENGVKNIFSGISSNSMFMWSQTASKPYKGLPKGRRYNFDLDDVTSIKQKVNGLKYVSPRNQLGGFGGDNNVVRGLKNGAFNVYGDYPDIQNQEPMKILQGRFINQNDIENKRKVAVIGEGVLSELYEIDENPLGTYVKIQGVNFMVIGVYKKRGFGGGNAEEDQKQIYTPFTAFSQAFNYGERVGWMAITAKDSYSVTNLKEQIFDVIKTNHKIHPEDDRAIGNFDLYEQFSKIQGLFIALNAVAYFVGILILLSGVIGISNIMLIVVKERTNEIGVRRALGATPWNIRGQVLFESVFLTLIAGMAGIAFATGILVIINFVLPEGGDIPFANPSVNLPTVIIALVILIIAGLLAGFIPAQNAIKIKPVDALRTE; encoded by the coding sequence ATGTTTAATAGAGATAAATGGAATGAAGTAATTGAGTCACTGTCATCTAACTTATTTAGAACAGTGCTTACCGCTTTTGGAGTATTTTGGGGAATTTTTATACTCGTTATATTATTAGCGGCTGGTAATGGTCTTGAGAATGGCGTTAAAAATATTTTCTCAGGTATATCCTCAAACTCGATGTTTATGTGGTCACAAACAGCTTCTAAGCCCTATAAAGGTTTACCTAAAGGAAGACGCTATAATTTTGACCTGGATGATGTAACGTCAATCAAACAAAAAGTTAATGGCTTAAAATACGTATCACCAAGAAACCAACTAGGTGGTTTTGGAGGTGATAATAATGTTGTTCGTGGTTTAAAAAATGGAGCATTTAATGTTTATGGCGATTATCCAGACATTCAAAATCAAGAGCCTATGAAAATACTTCAAGGCCGTTTCATTAACCAGAATGATATTGAAAATAAACGAAAGGTTGCAGTTATAGGCGAAGGTGTTTTAAGTGAACTTTATGAAATCGACGAAAACCCTTTAGGGACCTATGTTAAAATTCAAGGCGTTAATTTTATGGTCATAGGTGTCTACAAAAAGCGAGGATTTGGTGGTGGAAATGCCGAGGAAGACCAAAAACAAATTTACACACCATTTACAGCTTTTTCTCAAGCCTTCAATTATGGTGAAAGAGTTGGCTGGATGGCTATTACAGCAAAAGACAGCTATTCGGTTACCAATCTTAAAGAACAAATTTTCGATGTTATTAAAACCAATCATAAAATTCATCCTGAAGACGACCGCGCCATAGGGAATTTCGATTTATATGAACAATTTTCTAAAATTCAAGGCTTATTTATAGCTCTTAATGCGGTTGCCTATTTTGTGGGAATTTTAATATTACTTTCAGGTGTTATAGGTATAAGCAATATTATGCTAATTGTAGTAAAAGAACGTACTAATGAAATTGGCGTTCGCCGAGCACTTGGGGCAACTCCTTGGAATATTAGAGGCCAAGTCCTTTTTGAGTCTGTATTCTTAACTCTCATTGCTGGAATGGCTGGTATTGCCTTTGCAACAGGAATTTTAGTTATCATAAATTTTGTACTACCTGAAGGTGGCGATATACCATTTGCAAACCCAAGTGTTAACTTACCAACCGTAATTATTGCTTTGGTAATACTAATTATTGCAGGATTACTAGCAGGATTTATTCCAGCACAAAATGCCATTAAAATAAAACCTGTTGACGCTTTACGAACTGAATAA
- a CDS encoding amidohydrolase: MKDLSIAYVQTELYWEQAEQNRNHFEELIAKHSAKTDIIILPEMFTTGFSMQAEVNAEDFETHLRWFNKITSTYEVAVTGSVMCKVGHQFYNRLIFMKPNGDYSTYDKHHLFSLANEQNVYSAGHSICTVNYKGWKICPLICYDLRFPVWSRNTQAYDVLIYVANWPERRILAWDTLLKARAIENMSYCIGVNRIGKDGNGVNYVGHSAVYDFLGQVLSKHHPEIETVTHLKLNYESQQKARRKFGFLNDRDHFTLN; encoded by the coding sequence ATGAAAGATTTATCAATAGCATACGTGCAAACTGAATTATATTGGGAGCAAGCTGAGCAAAATCGAAATCATTTTGAAGAACTGATAGCAAAACATTCTGCTAAGACTGATATTATTATCTTACCTGAAATGTTTACAACTGGTTTTTCGATGCAAGCTGAAGTCAACGCAGAAGATTTTGAAACACATTTGCGTTGGTTTAACAAAATCACATCAACTTACGAGGTTGCTGTTACAGGTAGTGTGATGTGTAAAGTTGGGCATCAATTTTACAATCGACTTATTTTTATGAAACCGAACGGAGATTATTCAACTTACGATAAGCATCATTTATTTAGTCTTGCTAATGAGCAGAATGTTTATTCAGCTGGACATTCAATTTGTACAGTTAATTATAAAGGCTGGAAAATTTGTCCCTTAATTTGTTATGATTTACGCTTTCCTGTTTGGTCTAGAAACACACAAGCTTATGATGTTTTAATCTATGTTGCCAACTGGCCTGAAAGGCGAATTTTAGCTTGGGATACTTTACTAAAAGCACGTGCTATAGAAAATATGAGTTATTGTATAGGTGTTAATCGCATTGGTAAAGATGGCAATGGTGTTAATTATGTTGGGCATTCGGCTGTCTACGATTTTTTAGGGCAAGTATTAAGCAAACACCATCCAGAGATTGAAACCGTTACACATTTAAAACTGAATTATGAAAGCCAGCAAAAAGCACGTCGAAAGTTTGGTTTTTTAAACGACCGCGATCATTTTACTTTAAATTAA
- a CDS encoding ABC transporter permease — MFSLERWQEVFETISKNKLRTFLTGVSVASGIFILIILLGVSVGMQNGIEEQFERDASNIINIYPGETSLEYKGLNPGRRIQFTNEDYELALSNKEEVERKSSLYRIWNGLVSYKKEFGSYRVEGVLPDYQFLENASIIEGRFINQSDLENYEKHIVIGNRVKKDLFKDASPIGEYISLSGLNFKVVGVFTDPGGDREEARVYIPLRTAQVVYGAGNNIRSMGFTLPKVDDYEQALAESKEFTAKIERQLKAKLLVNPLDTSGIFISNNIENTKEIYQLISAMQIFFWFVGIATLLAGIIGVSNIMLIIVKERTKEIGIRKALGAKPMSIVGMVLHESVFVTAFSGIVGLILALALLEFIGPMVDLDFMVNPSVNFNIALTTVVILIVAGAIAGFFPAWRGARIKPIEALRDE; from the coding sequence ATGTTTAGTTTAGAACGTTGGCAAGAGGTTTTTGAAACCATCAGTAAAAATAAACTCCGTACTTTTTTAACCGGTGTATCAGTTGCTTCAGGAATTTTTATTTTAATTATTTTACTTGGCGTAAGCGTTGGAATGCAAAACGGAATCGAAGAACAATTTGAACGTGATGCTTCTAATATCATCAACATTTATCCTGGTGAAACCTCATTAGAGTATAAAGGTTTAAATCCCGGTCGAAGAATTCAGTTTACCAATGAAGATTACGAACTTGCTTTAAGTAACAAAGAAGAAGTTGAACGTAAATCTTCGCTTTACCGAATATGGAATGGTTTAGTCTCGTATAAAAAAGAATTTGGTAGTTATCGTGTTGAAGGTGTATTACCAGACTATCAATTTCTAGAAAATGCATCAATAATTGAAGGAAGATTTATTAACCAATCTGATTTAGAAAATTACGAAAAACATATTGTTATAGGAAATCGCGTTAAAAAGGACTTATTTAAAGACGCATCACCCATAGGCGAATACATATCACTTTCAGGTTTAAACTTTAAAGTAGTTGGCGTATTTACAGATCCTGGTGGCGATCGTGAAGAAGCACGTGTTTATATTCCTTTGCGAACTGCACAAGTGGTTTACGGTGCAGGAAACAATATCCGTTCAATGGGTTTTACTTTACCTAAAGTTGATGATTATGAGCAAGCTCTAGCTGAATCAAAAGAGTTTACAGCTAAAATTGAACGCCAATTAAAAGCAAAATTGTTAGTAAACCCACTTGATACGAGTGGTATATTTATTAGCAACAATATTGAAAACACAAAAGAGATATACCAGCTTATTTCGGCCATGCAAATCTTTTTTTGGTTTGTTGGCATCGCTACATTATTAGCAGGAATTATAGGTGTAAGTAATATCATGCTAATTATAGTTAAAGAACGAACTAAAGAAATCGGAATTAGGAAAGCGCTTGGCGCAAAGCCAATGTCTATCGTAGGTATGGTTCTTCATGAATCTGTTTTTGTAACAGCTTTTTCAGGAATTGTAGGCTTAATTTTAGCTTTAGCCTTGCTTGAGTTTATTGGCCCTATGGTCGATTTAGATTTTATGGTTAATCCATCAGTTAATTTCAATATTGCCTTAACAACCGTTGTAATATTGATTGTTGCTGGTGCTATAGCTGGATTTTTTCCAGCTTGGCGAGGAGCTAGAATTAAACCAATTGAGGCATTAAGAGACGAATAA
- a CDS encoding ABC transporter ATP-binding protein has translation MIEIKDLHKSYKVGKNALHVLKGINFSVKEGELVSIMGSSGSGKSTLLNILGILDEADEGTYHLDGVPIKNLNERIAANYRNKFLGFIFQSFNLINYKSALDNVALPLYYQGISRGERNDRAMSYLEKVGLAEWATHKPNELSGGQKQRVAIARALASHPKVLLADELTGALDTKTSYEIMDLVQKINDEGKTILVVTHEEDIAQMTKRIVHLKDGVIINDEKVEQVRAIENV, from the coding sequence ATGATTGAAATTAAAGATTTACACAAGTCATATAAAGTTGGTAAAAACGCATTACATGTTTTAAAAGGGATTAATTTTAGCGTTAAAGAAGGCGAGTTGGTCTCAATTATGGGATCTTCAGGCTCAGGAAAATCAACTTTACTGAATATTTTAGGCATACTTGACGAAGCCGATGAAGGTACTTACCATCTAGATGGTGTACCGATTAAAAATTTAAATGAACGTATTGCTGCCAATTACCGTAATAAATTTTTAGGTTTTATATTTCAATCGTTTAACTTGATCAATTATAAATCAGCTTTAGATAATGTAGCATTGCCACTATATTATCAAGGTATTTCTCGTGGTGAACGTAATGATCGCGCAATGAGTTATCTTGAAAAAGTTGGTCTTGCTGAATGGGCAACACATAAACCTAATGAACTTTCTGGTGGTCAAAAACAACGTGTGGCTATTGCTCGCGCTTTAGCAAGTCACCCAAAAGTATTATTGGCAGATGAATTAACAGGTGCACTTGACACTAAAACTTCTTATGAAATAATGGATTTAGTCCAGAAAATTAATGATGAAGGTAAAACTATTTTAGTGGTCACACACGAAGAAGATATTGCCCAAATGACTAAACGCATAGTTCATTTAAAAGATGGAGTAATTATTAATGACGAAAAAGTTGAACAAGTAAGAGCAATCGAAAATGTTTAG